In the Callospermophilus lateralis isolate mCalLat2 chromosome 19, mCalLat2.hap1, whole genome shotgun sequence genome, CCAGGGTGGTGTGGCAAAATAAGGGTGACTTGATCTGGGCTGGAGAGAtgaggagcaggggcaggtggcTGGGGAGCCTTTGGTGGTGGAAGGAAATACACTTGAGAACCTGCCTGGGCTGGTGGGAAATGTCTGGGGAACCTTTCACTTTTCTTTCTCTTGATGCCGGGGTTTGAACCCTGGGCTTCagggtgctaggcaagtgctctaccactgagctacaccaccagCCCAAGACTTTTAGCAATTTTGTGaatatgctagggattgaactcagggccttgtacgtgctaagCATGTGCTTGTCACTgactacagccccagtcccttctttcctttttgaGGATGTTTCCCAGGggagaatcaatctctctctctctctctctctctctctctctctctctctctctctctttctttctctttctctctctctctctctctctctctctctctctctctctctctctcacacacacacacacacacacacacacacacacttttggaGTCTTGCCTTGCTGCAGACCTGGGTGACCCATCTTGGAGACCCACCCACGGCAGGTCAACAAGCCTGTGCCTGTAATATGTATCTCACCGAGATCCCTGCCACCTGAGAAGTCTTCCAGCCAGCAGGGTCCCAATTCCTTGCACCATGCGAAACATAGAAGCTAAGAGCAGGGACTGTCTTGGCATATTCttgtacttattttattttttaaataattttttttctcatttatataTCAAAAGTGAAAAAGCATATAAGTCAACACAACTTCGAGAACATTCAGCCCCACATTTGGGGACTCCTATGGTAACCATGTGTGGCTGTCACTGTCCAGTGCATAATGAattcagaaacaaacaaacaaacaaaaaacagtgaaTGAGGCTATTTCGGGAGAGAGGGTGTCAGGGTGACTCAGCTTCCATGAGATGACACTCGTTTTGCATCCACGCGCAGTTCTGCAGTAAGCGGGTCTTGGTGCAGTACCCCAGCTGGTCGGTTTTCAAAAAGATGAATTAAGTGGGGTGGTTGAGTCCCAGCTAGCTGTCTCCTCCATCCGCCCCCCCTCACGTGTCCACTGCTCACACACAGCAGCCGGAAATGACACATTGAAGTGAGTCACCACTGCGGCTGTGAGTCACCCTGTAATTGGGGAAAGTTCTGTCCTGGTAGGTCATTCAGCCCCTTGCATTTCTGCTCCTAAATATATTGGAAAAATCTGAAACCATCCTGTCCTCCCTCAGGCCTCTCTCACCCACCCCATCCTTTTGGTGTCTAATGAGGGCTGCAATTTGACCACCTTGGCAGGGGCCCTAAATCCATCAAGTGGAAAGAGAGGTGCTGTGGGGTCAAGCAGCCACAAGGTGGCAGTGTGCGCACCACCTCGCTTAGCCCATGGTGGGATGAGGGTGGAGTGCCAGGCTCTGAGGTGCATGACACAGCCCACGAAGGAACATTCTGAGCAAGTTTAAATAACACTTTCCCCTTAACAGCCCTCACCCTCTCTAACACGCACACAGGGCAAGACTGAGATAAATACTCAAACACACCCCTGGCCTCCCCCTCCCCACCAGGAGATCTGGGGTGGGGGGGGCCAGGCACACATCTGACCTTTCTTCCTGGATTCCTACAAAAATAAAGTTTATGGGAAGCAAAAATCTGCTTCTATAAGTAAACAAGTCACCTACACTCCAAAATAATATATGTGGGATGCTTCTGGGGCGGGCGGGGGCGGGGAGACTGGGCACGGGGTGGGCATTGGGTCCGCCCATCTGCAGCCAGAGTGGACTTTGAGATGAAAGAGCGTTTCTTCCATGGCCTTCTCTGGCCTGTCGCCAGCCTCGGCAGGGGTGGCAGACAGCACAAGAGTGACAGCAGCGTGACTGGAACACAAATGGTCTCTAGCAAGCACACAGAAGCTCCTGCAGGCCCCGTGGTTCCATTCTGCCAGGGCCTCCGTGGGAAGCAGGTCCAAAGGCCGAGCGGGCAGGGAGATGGGCAGAGGCAGCTGTGCCCGCCATTCCTTCTGCGGGTTTTCAGGTCTGGCTTGGAGATCTTTGTGCTCAGGGGTCTCTCCTGGGCTGGGCTCTCTAGCTGGGCAGTTACCCTGCAAGATCCTCCCACCTCCGAAAGAGGCTGAGGTCATAGAGTCGACTGGAAAGAATTTACCATTGGGGAAAAAGAGACAAATGCCTTCTCTCTCCCCAGAAAGAGTCATCACAACAAAAATTCCTTTCTCCAGAGTTTGCTTCTTCCCTTCACGACACATCTCCAGTTTTGGTCCCTGATGAGAGCTTCTTTTCCTCTGGTTAGGGCTCCATCACTTGGCCCATGAAAAGCACTGCCCCTGAGGGGGAAGAACAGGAAGTGGAAGTTGAGAACAGGAAGCCTGAAATTTACAGATCAACTGAGACCTGAGCAGGTGGGTGAGTGTCTGGGGTCACAGGTGCTTAGATGACTGAGTTAGGACTGCGTGGTCTACCCCGGAGCACCATCTCCACCAAGGTGGGGAGTGGAACCAAGTTCTATATTCTTTGCCCAGAGTCCTTGGTGGGGGGGGCGGTGGAGGGGCATCTACCTCTGCATGGGCTGGTGTACCCCAGGCAAGGATGTTGGGAGGACAGGGGACACTGTGGGGTTCCGTGCTCACCTGTGGGGTTGTGTCGAACCACAAAGAGAAAGGGTCGGTCCATGATAATCTCCTCAGGTGCCATTCGAGCTGAGACCAGGATGGCTAGGAGAGAAGGGACAATGTCTTAGGACAGAGGGACCTCTGTACCAGTGCCTGGATGGATCCCGGTGTCACCAGCCTTCCATCTGACAGCAGCTCGGGGAGGTGGCTTTGCCTCTCTGAATAAGGGTCTTGGGGGTTGGTGGATGTCTTTGGAGAACTGGTTTCCTCCAGAGGTTGGGTTGACACCTCTCAAGTGTTCTTTCAAACACTTTTAGGGCTTACTGATCAGCAAGCTCCTTACATTTAGGTCACACTGTGAGACCGACCTGGGCTTTCATTTGGAGGACTTTTCCACATTCAGAGGCCTTAGGAGTCCCAGGGAAAGTGGGCCCCTTTCCAGGTTGAGAAACGTGTGGGGGAGTGTCATGACAGGGCCACTGTCCCCAGCACAGGAAGTGTGCTCTGAGCAGAGAGGCCCACATAGAATTGGGCAGGGGGGTCCATTTGGGGTCACTAGTTATTCTGCAGGGTGAGTGAGGCATTGGCTGGTGCCCCTCCTCGTAGCCTTGGGCTGAGACTGATGGAGCCTCTCCTGCCAGACTCACCTGTGGAGGAGGATGCTACCGTGCCACTCTCGTTCACCTCAATTTTGACTTTTTGCAGCGCTTGTGATACGTAGAGAAGCTCTTGGACTGAAACAGAGAGGAATACAGGGTGGATCAGCCACTGGTCTCAGAGCAGCTCCTTTGTCCTCTTCAGGGGCCCATGACCCATATGGGATAAGGAAGCAGGAAAACCTCTCACCTGAAAGACTCGTGAAGTCCGCCTGGACGGGGCTAAACATGTCGGTCATCCCCAAGTTCTCCAGGGGCTTCCTGAGGTCAACTTCAGTTTCCAGGGAGAACCTGCAGGCGGCAGGGAGAGGGGAGACAGCTCAAGCCCTGCTTCCTGTTACTGGCAGCATCTGCCCCTCCCTGTCCCCTATCAGGTGTCCCCGGGGGCAGAGCAACAGGGTAGGAAGTCATGGGAACATGGAAGAGgactgttttttctttctttttttttttttttttttcaaatctgtttgctggaggtttctaatattaaTGAACATTCTTCTTCAATCTTCTCACCCCCTTGAATCTGTGACTAATTACTTTCCTCAAATAAGGCAGTATTTTAAGCATAATTTTATTCAATCTGACTAGGGGGCCAAGGGCAAATTCTCCTGCCAGGATGTTTGAATAAAAATCTGGTCTGTAGATTGTGTTTCAGAGAGCTAACCCTGAAGAGGACTCAAGCAGTGAGGTTTGGGGGCACTCTGCTTCCCACCAGGGCACAACTAATCAACTCGATTTTTTTGTGTGAGAGAAACAGAACCAGCTACCCAGCTAAATTCTCCTCTTTCCCCAAGGCTGTCATTTTAGCATCTGGAAGTTGGGAATAAGCTGTAGGAGTGTCCCGGTAATTCTGGAATTACCCAGCCTCAGCCGTCTCCACCCCCTTTGCTTTGTAGAAGGATGGAGAAAATCTGCTCTCctgaaactccagccagaagccATAGCTCAGGCTGTCCCATCTTGAAATGATTCCTTTTGTTCCACTGTTAGGATGTTGATTCAAGGAGGTGGGGTGGGAGTACTGGTCCTTCCTGCTCTCGTGCATGTAAACCCATTCAGCATCCCTCCCCCACATCGTTTTTCCAGCTCTCCCTTTGGCTGGCTGTCACTGGGTATTTCTGGGGGTGGTCAGTATGGGGGCATAGTCTGGAAATTTCCCTCCAGAGGAGACAAACAGAGGGATGATTCAAGGGATCATAATGGAGCCCAGGCCAGAGCACTTCCCTCCAGCCTCCCACACATGCCCCCACTTGGCAGGCATCAGAGATATGGGAAACTCAACACGGGGGCAGTAATTTCAGGGAACTGGGAGACAGGGAAGATCAAGACGTTGGCAAGCATGGCGAGAGCCTAGAATAGCTTACTTGGGCAGAACCAGGAGGCGGGGCAGCCTGGTCATGTTGCCTTTCCACTGGCTGATGAGCTCGGCATCCAGAATATTGGTGAGGGCAGAGAGGGGCACATCTTTCTCATAGGGAGCTGCGATGAACATGCTGAGGGTCTCCCCATGGTAGGGCAATTCCAAGATGTCATAGTAGTGGCCATCAGGCGTGGTAAACTCAGCTGTGAAGATAACCAAGATGGCGGGTTGGAAATGGCTCCAGACCTTATTAAAATATCCCAGCCCTAGGTTTTCAGCTATTTCTCCTGTCTTCTCCACTCTTTCTGGAAGCCAAGCGCCATTCCAGATTGTTTGTTTGGTATTAGAgtctttctaccactgagccacattcctggcccttttttgcttttttaaattttaagacagggtctcactaaattgcctcggctgaattgctaggattataggtatggCCTGCCATGCTCAGCTTCCATTTCCACTTTTGAGGCTTCCCTTCCCACTGTCCCCATTcagtgtttgtttatttgttgtcccCCTGGCCCCTGATGctggggtattgaacccagggcctcacacaggtttggtgagtgctctaccaccgagctacatcccagtccacAGTCCATGTTTTGAGTGGCCTTTGCTTGTTTTTGCAGCACTGgggagggaacccagggcctcctgcacacTAGGCCACCACTCTCGGGCCCTTGGTACAGAGCCCCAGCCCCTATTCAATGgtttgatttccatttccctaCTCTTCTGCCAATTCAATGTAATCTGGTTTCTCTCCTTTTTGACTTTCTTGACCTTCTTGACCTTCTCTGGCCTCCTCCCAACACCCAGTCACTATTTCATTCCAATCCTCATCCTTTTAATCCCAAATCCCATGCAGCCCTCCTCCTAGCCCTATATAATCGCCCTATATAATCATGCCACACACCCTGAAGTGGAGAGATGGGGGTCAGGTGGTTGATCAGATGGGGGCCTGAGGGAATTTCTAGATTTTGGCTTCATCTggcatgagaaaaaaaattcctttcttCTGCTCTCATTATCCAAGTGGGAATATTTGTCAAAATTGGGGTGAATACTAAGGTTAAACGGAAACGCTCCCTATGATCCTTCTCCCCAAGAAGGCAACATTTTGGATGTTCTCTGGGAGGACTTGGGGAAGAGGGGCCCTCGTTGTGAGATTGAGAAGGGGGTCTTGCACTTACTGTAGTTAAACTTATTGGTCTGAGACATCATGGGCACGAAGACAGTGCTGCCGTCAGACTTGTGGAAGAGGCGGCGGTGGGTGGCCAACTCTGGGAAGGGCGTCTTCCACTGGCCATTGAAGTAGAGGGCGTTCACCAGCACCAGGCGTGTCAGCTGGTCCACAGCCTCCTTGCCAAGTAAGTCACTGATCATACCTGTGGACAGCCAGTTGTCAAAGGGATGTCCATTGAGgggattcagttagagggtgGGGTGGAATGGGGTGAGTGGATCATCCTAACTGCTTCCAATTTGTCCCATCTTCCTGAGTCCCAGGAAGTCTTTTCTCACCACGCTTTCCTGATGCTAGGATCCTGTTCAGGATCAGGGTTGGAAACTTGACCCTGTCCATTGCCCCAATACTAACATCTGGTCATTGTGTGTACCAATGTTACTGCTGCTCTTACTAAATCTCATACTTTAGAGGGATGCCTTTGCTGTTGGTTCTTGAGAAAGTCTAATTAAGGAAAATATTAGCTACTGCGCTCTGTTCTAAAGCACCTGTGTCTCCAGGGAAGAGCGTGCTGAGGGGAGGCCCCTGGTGTCATGGCTCCCTTTCCCTGCCTGCTCACCTTTCGTGTGTCTCTTCACCCAGTCATTGATGATGAATCTGGCTCTGTCCACCTCTGAGAAGTCCACCTGCTTGACTATGCTCCGGAACAGCCTGAAGAAGTGGGGCATGAAGCCCTGGACCAGCTTCACATCCCGCTGGACAAAGATGGCGTCTGTGCTGCTGATCTCATCCTTGTTCCATGGTCCTATGAGCTCCTTGTACAGCTGACGGAGGGCCAGGGCCATGCCCTTCTCTGTGCCGAGGCAAGGACAGGGCATGTTACATTCACGTTGGGCCAAGGACTCCCAGATGGCCAGCCTTCCCTAGGAAGGCCAGACCCTGCTTGGATGCACATGGTTCTTCTGCCCCCTCCGAGGTCTCTGGAGGGAGATTTCATTCCAAACCATAATCTTGACATCTCCTTTCTTTTCTTATAAGTCTTAGGTCCTATtcctttctttggtttagaatatttttctcttttcttaagtTACAAACCctaatttttataataatgtttaTGCTAAATATTTCAGATGATTCTGTTTAATATTGACATAGCCCTGTGTAGTGGGCCTTTTTAGTATCCTCATTCTGTAGAGGAGGAATTCATGGTTTAGAGGAGTTAAGGAGCCACAGTTAATAAGGGTCAGTTCCACTGGTCTGTACACCCTGGGCAAGTCAAGGGCCCAGTGGTATAAGGTATGTGGGAAGAAGACCGGGCAGTCCATCTATTGCACAAGGGTGGACCTGGCTGGGCTGGAGCCAGCCTGTCCCCAGCTTCTGCTAGGTTTGGCCTCTACTCTATGAAGCCCACCTGACTCCCCGCCTCCCACTCTGTCCTGTTTCTCACCATTAATGTTGAATCCCATCGCTGCTTGAATCTGCTTCTGGGTCTCTCCTCCAGTGGTTGCCTGCAGCATGGCCAGCACTGAGGCCACCCCGTAGGGCGAGAAGACCACATTGCGGTCCTTGGAGGCCTGGGCCACCTGCTGAAACACCTTCACTCCGAAGTCTGTGGCCAGATGGGCGGCCTGGTACTCATGCCGGTGCAGGGTGGACCCTTCAACAAAGAGGAGGCCCAGGCCCAGTGCCAGGCAGGCAAAGACTGGAGACAGCTGCATCCTAGAGCAAATGGAAGAGGGTCACATGAGGGAATGTTCTAGAGCATGGCTGAGTGGACAGCCATGGGCCAGCCTCCTCTTTCTTGCTGCCACCTGGGGATAGATGAACAGGACAGCTTCTGATTCATTAAAGGATCACAAACAGTGCTGAGCCTGTCAAACTTGGCCTCCATCTGATTCTTTTCACTGGTCAGCCCCAGGGAGActtaagcaa is a window encoding:
- the Serpine1 gene encoding plasminogen activator inhibitor 1, producing the protein MQLSPVFACLALGLGLLFVEGSTLHRHEYQAAHLATDFGVKVFQQVAQASKDRNVVFSPYGVASVLAMLQATTGGETQKQIQAAMGFNINEKGMALALRQLYKELIGPWNKDEISSTDAIFVQRDVKLVQGFMPHFFRLFRSIVKQVDFSEVDRARFIINDWVKRHTKGMISDLLGKEAVDQLTRLVLVNALYFNGQWKTPFPELATHRRLFHKSDGSTVFVPMMSQTNKFNYTEFTTPDGHYYDILELPYHGETLSMFIAAPYEKDVPLSALTNILDAELISQWKGNMTRLPRLLVLPKFSLETEVDLRKPLENLGMTDMFSPVQADFTSLSVQELLYVSQALQKVKIEVNESGTVASSSTAILVSARMAPEEIIMDRPFLFVVRHNPTGAVLFMGQVMEP